Proteins encoded within one genomic window of Nitrospira sp.:
- a CDS encoding addiction module toxin RelE, producing MRYSVVLTASAAEDFRHLDGSLKEPVAKQLKKLETSPRLGEHLGNRAGLDLTGYYKLYAAKKSIRIVYRIIDQEVLVEVVAIGRREYLAVYQEALKRLQHRKR from the coding sequence TTGCGGTATAGCGTCGTCCTGACTGCCTCAGCTGCCGAGGACTTCCGACATCTTGATGGATCGCTGAAAGAACCGGTTGCGAAGCAGCTCAAAAAACTCGAGACTTCACCACGCCTCGGCGAACATCTTGGCAATCGGGCAGGACTCGACCTCACCGGCTACTACAAACTCTACGCAGCGAAGAAATCCATCCGTATCGTGTATCGGATCATCGACCAAGAAGTCCTGGTGGAAGTCGTCGCCATTGGAAGGCGAGAATATCTCGCAGTCTATCAGGAAGCCCTCAAACGGTTACAACACCGGAAACGATAG
- a CDS encoding type II toxin-antitoxin system Phd/YefM family antitoxin — protein MAVAYKKEEILSASRVARSFGKVLTDLKAQHRRRVVVLKNNQVEAVIVPVDDYEKMAEALDLLEHMEIHKIVTRRARKKGKKPVPLEALLKEQRLAV, from the coding sequence ATGGCCGTAGCCTACAAGAAAGAAGAAATCCTCAGCGCATCTCGAGTCGCGCGCTCCTTTGGGAAAGTATTGACCGATCTGAAGGCTCAGCATCGGCGGCGGGTGGTCGTCCTCAAAAACAATCAAGTAGAAGCAGTGATTGTGCCGGTGGATGACTATGAAAAGATGGCAGAGGCGCTCGATCTCTTAGAGCACATGGAGATCCATAAAATTGTCACACGGCGGGCACGCAAGAAAGGGAAGAAACCCGTCCCACTGGAGGCGTTGCTGAAGGAGCAACGGCTTGCGGTATAG
- a CDS encoding riboflavin synthase: MFSGIVEEMGAVTVLRKTLAGARLTILASTVMDDLKIGDSVSVNGICLTVVSRSERDFSVEVSPETLSVSTLGGFAVGMPVNLERAMKLNERIGGHLVAGHVDGVGVIRSRQQDSNAIVFTIGAPPEILRYCVTKGSITVDGISLTINAVTEHGFSVAIIPHTAKVTILGLKQVNDTVNLESDLIGKYVERLLQERGQLPKPTISIDTDYLQKRGLI; encoded by the coding sequence ATGTTCTCTGGCATTGTTGAAGAAATGGGCGCTGTGACTGTCCTGAGGAAAACGCTTGCGGGAGCCAGGCTCACGATTCTGGCCTCGACCGTGATGGACGACCTGAAGATCGGTGACAGCGTGAGCGTGAATGGAATCTGTCTCACGGTCGTCTCGAGAAGCGAGCGCGATTTCTCCGTAGAAGTCTCGCCTGAAACACTCTCGGTGTCGACGCTCGGCGGCTTCGCCGTGGGCATGCCGGTCAATCTCGAACGGGCCATGAAGCTCAACGAACGCATCGGCGGGCATCTGGTGGCCGGTCATGTGGATGGGGTGGGTGTCATTCGCAGCCGGCAGCAGGACAGCAATGCCATCGTGTTCACCATCGGAGCGCCTCCGGAGATCCTGCGCTATTGCGTCACAAAGGGCTCCATTACCGTCGATGGCATCAGTCTCACGATCAATGCGGTGACCGAGCATGGGTTCAGCGTCGCCATCATTCCGCACACGGCGAAGGTGACGATACTGGGCCTTAAGCAGGTGAACGATACTGTGAATCTTGAATCCGACCTCATCGGCAAGTACGTCGAGCGTCTGCTCCAAGAACGTGGCCAGCTGCCGAAACCCACTATCAGCATCGATACAGACTACCTGCAGAAGCGCGGGCTGATTTGA